One genomic window of Vibrio parahaemolyticus includes the following:
- a CDS encoding O-succinylhomoserine (thiol)-lyase, whose protein sequence is MSTRKPATIAVRTGIESDSQYHAVVPPIYLSTNYGFPAFGEVPKYDYTRSGNPNRGLLESALSELESGKGAVVTNCGTSALNLWVSAFLGPDDLIVAPHDCYGGTYRLFNTRANKGDFKVQFVDQSDEQALEAALAKKPKLILLETPSNPLVRVVDIAAVCEKAKQVGALVAVDNTFLTPVYQKPLDLGADFVIHSTTKYINGHSDVIGGVVITKTEAHAEELAWWGNCIGATGTPFDSYMTLRGIRTLGARMRVHEESSQHVLNYLQQQALVAKIYHPSLPDHPGHEIAKKQQSGFGSMLSFEFAGSFEQLKVFVKELELFSLAESLGGVESLICHPASMTHRAMGEEALAEAGVSHQLLRLSVGLEDAQDLIADLAQAFVKAAQ, encoded by the coding sequence ATCGAATCAGACAGCCAATACCACGCTGTTGTTCCACCAATCTACCTTTCAACCAACTATGGTTTCCCTGCTTTTGGTGAAGTCCCTAAATACGATTACACGCGTTCAGGTAACCCAAACCGTGGTTTGCTAGAGAGTGCGTTATCAGAGTTAGAGTCTGGCAAAGGCGCAGTGGTGACTAACTGCGGTACTTCCGCACTTAACTTGTGGGTATCGGCTTTTCTTGGGCCAGATGATCTGATTGTTGCACCGCATGATTGCTATGGTGGCACATACCGTTTGTTCAATACACGAGCTAACAAAGGCGACTTCAAAGTGCAGTTCGTTGATCAATCGGATGAGCAAGCTCTAGAGGCTGCACTAGCGAAAAAGCCAAAGCTTATTTTGTTAGAAACTCCATCGAATCCTTTGGTTCGTGTGGTTGATATTGCAGCGGTATGCGAAAAAGCCAAACAAGTGGGCGCTTTGGTTGCGGTCGACAATACCTTTTTGACACCGGTGTACCAAAAGCCTTTGGATCTCGGTGCTGACTTTGTTATCCACTCAACCACAAAATACATTAATGGCCACTCGGACGTGATTGGTGGTGTGGTGATCACCAAAACAGAAGCGCACGCAGAAGAACTTGCATGGTGGGGAAACTGTATTGGCGCCACGGGTACGCCTTTCGATAGTTACATGACGTTGCGTGGGATCCGCACTTTAGGCGCCCGTATGCGAGTGCACGAAGAAAGCTCTCAACACGTACTCAACTACCTACAACAGCAAGCTTTGGTCGCGAAGATTTACCATCCGAGTTTGCCAGATCATCCTGGTCACGAAATCGCGAAAAAGCAGCAGTCGGGTTTTGGTTCTATGTTGAGCTTTGAATTTGCAGGCTCATTTGAGCAACTTAAAGTGTTTGTTAAAGAGCTCGAACTGTTTTCTCTTGCAGAGTCGCTTGGTGGCGTGGAGAGTTTGATTTGTCACCCCGCATCTATGACGCATCGAGCCATGGGGGAAGAGGCGTTAGCGGAAGCGGGCGTGTCGCATCAACTGCTTCGTCTGTCTGTGGGTTTAGAAGATGCACAAGACCTGATTGCCGATCTCGCTCAAGCCTTTGTAAAAGCTGCTCAGTAA